From Psychrobacillus sp. FSL K6-2836, a single genomic window includes:
- the ispG gene encoding flavodoxin-dependent (E)-4-hydroxy-3-methylbut-2-enyl-diphosphate synthase translates to MSGIIHRSNTRPVRVGNLTIGGSNELFIQSMTTTKTHDVEATVAEILRLEEAGCQIVRVACPDERAAYSIGEIKKRINIPLVVDIHFDYKLALIAIEQGADKIRINPGNIGRKEKVEAVVNAAKAKGIPIRIGVNAGSLERKILEKYGYPTADGMVESALHHIKILEDLDFHDIIVSMKASDVTLAVEAYRKASEAFDYPLHLGITESGTLFSGSIKSAAGLGTLLSMGIGNTMRVSLSADPVEEIKVARELLKVFGLSSNAATLISCPTCGRIEIDLIKIANEVEEYISNIKAPLKVAVLGCAVNGPGEAREADIGIAGARGEGLLFMKGKTVRKVPEETMVEELKVEIDKLAAEYFANKELEEQQEQEKQQA, encoded by the coding sequence ATGAGTGGAATAATTCATCGTTCCAATACTCGTCCAGTACGAGTTGGAAACTTAACAATAGGTGGCAGTAATGAGCTATTTATACAAAGTATGACAACAACAAAAACACATGATGTAGAAGCAACTGTTGCTGAAATACTACGATTAGAGGAAGCCGGCTGTCAAATCGTACGTGTCGCTTGTCCTGATGAGCGTGCAGCTTATTCAATCGGAGAAATAAAAAAACGTATTAACATCCCTCTAGTAGTGGATATCCACTTTGACTATAAGTTAGCACTAATTGCAATCGAGCAAGGTGCTGATAAAATACGTATTAATCCAGGTAATATTGGTCGTAAAGAAAAAGTGGAAGCCGTTGTCAATGCAGCTAAAGCAAAAGGTATTCCCATTCGAATTGGGGTAAACGCTGGTTCCCTAGAAAGAAAAATTTTAGAAAAATACGGCTACCCAACTGCAGATGGAATGGTAGAAAGTGCATTGCATCATATTAAAATTCTAGAAGATTTAGACTTTCATGACATCATCGTTTCTATGAAAGCATCGGATGTAACACTTGCTGTTGAAGCTTACCGTAAAGCATCAGAAGCATTTGACTATCCACTTCACCTAGGAATTACGGAGTCAGGTACACTGTTCTCTGGTTCGATCAAAAGTGCAGCTGGATTAGGAACACTGTTAAGTATGGGAATCGGTAACACGATGCGTGTGTCCTTAAGCGCAGACCCAGTGGAAGAAATTAAAGTTGCTCGCGAGTTATTAAAAGTTTTCGGATTATCTTCTAATGCAGCTACACTAATTTCTTGTCCTACTTGTGGGCGTATTGAAATCGACTTAATAAAAATCGCAAATGAAGTAGAAGAATACATCTCAAACATTAAAGCACCACTTAAAGTTGCAGTTCTTGGCTGTGCAGTGAATGGTCCTGGTGAAGCTCGTGAAGCTGATATTGGAATCGCAGGTGCACGCGGAGAAGGTCTGTTATTCATGAAAGGTAAAACAGTTCGTAAAGTACCTGAAGAAACAATGGTAGAGGAACTTAAAGTGGAAATAGATAAACTTGCTGCAGAATATTTTGCAAATAAAGAACTAGAAGAACAGCAAGAACAAGAAAAACAACAAGCGTAA
- a CDS encoding DUF1189 family protein: MSLFQLFKSSLHSPKKMAAFRLIPIGKVMQYIFSYIFIMSIISFIYFINGISNQQESMEGLLEYFSQIQWLLYPFSFLFLFVLNTLFIFVRISIFAYIGSIILHIRKRKGEFRHIWRTALFASTIPMLLSIIFGILQFSNNYIQLVIYTLSLVIIVLTTKYYPVKR; the protein is encoded by the coding sequence TTGAGTTTATTTCAACTATTCAAGTCTAGCTTACATAGTCCTAAAAAAATGGCTGCATTTCGCCTTATTCCCATTGGCAAGGTGATGCAATATATATTTAGTTATATTTTTATTATGTCCATTATCTCCTTTATTTATTTTATCAATGGAATTTCAAACCAGCAAGAATCGATGGAAGGTTTACTGGAGTACTTTTCTCAGATTCAATGGCTTTTGTATCCATTCTCCTTTTTGTTCTTATTTGTATTGAATACTTTATTTATTTTTGTTCGTATAAGCATATTTGCATACATAGGAAGTATCATCCTCCATATAAGAAAAAGAAAAGGTGAATTTCGACATATATGGAGAACGGCTCTATTTGCAAGTACGATTCCAATGTTGCTATCAATCATCTTTGGAATATTGCAGTTTTCAAATAACTACATTCAACTTGTAATCTATACACTGAGTTTAGTAATTATCGTTTTGACAACTAAATACTATCCAGTTAAAAGATAA
- a CDS encoding Na/Pi cotransporter family protein, which yields MELNWQEMLFQFFGGLGIFLFAIKFMGDGLQKAAGDRLRDILDKYTTNPFMGVLVGIIVTVLIQSSSGTTVITVGLVSAGFMKLRQAIGVIMGANIGTTITAFIIGFDVGGYALPIMAVGAFLLFFFKKNKIQNIGEVIFGFGGLFLGLELMSGGMKPLREMTAFTDFTLSMSDSPILGVFAGTIFTLIVQSSSATVAILQGLYAENLLSLQGSLPVLFGDNIGTTITAILASLGASVAAKRAAATHVLFNVVGSIIFLILLAPFTLYIEWISGVLDLENKMQIAFAHGSFNVANTIIQFPLIGAWAYLVTKLIPGEDVSIEYKPKHLDVHFIEQSPSIAIGQAKEEILRMGALSVQGLETTYSFLKTNNKKEADLGYQIEDALNNLDKKITDYLVQISSQSLSVQDSARHNILMDTVRDVERIGDHFENIIELIEYREVNRLVLTEDAIKDVSEMFELTITTVSKALEALDTNNVVLAQNVSEQENVIDKMERQFRKNHILRVNEGLCSGQAGIMFVDILSNLERIGDHASNIAEAVLGKRI from the coding sequence GTGGAATTAAATTGGCAAGAAATGCTCTTTCAATTTTTTGGTGGACTGGGTATTTTCTTATTCGCCATTAAATTTATGGGTGATGGTCTACAAAAAGCTGCAGGGGATAGACTTCGTGATATTTTAGATAAATACACGACCAATCCTTTTATGGGTGTTTTAGTTGGTATTATTGTTACTGTTCTTATTCAGTCAAGCTCAGGTACAACGGTAATAACAGTTGGGTTAGTAAGTGCAGGATTTATGAAACTTAGACAAGCTATTGGCGTAATTATGGGAGCCAATATCGGTACAACTATAACAGCTTTTATCATCGGCTTCGATGTTGGTGGATATGCTTTACCTATCATGGCTGTTGGGGCATTTCTTTTGTTCTTCTTTAAGAAAAACAAAATCCAAAATATAGGAGAAGTTATTTTTGGTTTCGGTGGATTATTCCTTGGACTCGAACTAATGAGTGGAGGGATGAAGCCACTTAGAGAAATGACTGCTTTCACTGATTTTACTCTTAGCATGAGTGACAGTCCTATTCTTGGAGTATTTGCAGGAACAATTTTTACATTAATCGTTCAAAGTTCAAGTGCAACTGTCGCAATTCTACAAGGACTTTATGCGGAAAACCTTCTTTCGTTACAAGGTTCTCTGCCAGTTCTATTCGGAGATAATATTGGTACAACCATTACAGCAATACTCGCTTCTTTAGGAGCTTCAGTTGCAGCTAAACGAGCAGCAGCTACACATGTACTATTTAACGTAGTCGGTAGTATTATATTTTTAATACTATTGGCACCTTTTACATTGTATATCGAGTGGATTTCTGGTGTCTTAGATTTGGAAAATAAGATGCAAATTGCCTTTGCACATGGATCATTTAATGTCGCTAATACAATTATTCAATTCCCGCTTATAGGGGCATGGGCTTATCTGGTTACAAAACTTATACCGGGAGAAGATGTCTCGATTGAATATAAACCAAAACATTTAGATGTTCATTTTATTGAACAATCACCCTCCATTGCAATTGGACAAGCAAAAGAAGAAATATTGCGTATGGGTGCTCTGAGTGTTCAAGGACTAGAAACAACTTATTCTTTTTTAAAAACGAATAACAAAAAAGAAGCAGACTTAGGTTATCAAATAGAAGATGCTTTAAATAATTTGGATAAAAAAATTACAGATTACCTAGTACAGATCTCTTCTCAGTCTTTATCGGTGCAAGACTCCGCTAGACATAATATCCTAATGGATACGGTGCGAGATGTAGAAAGAATTGGGGATCATTTTGAAAATATTATTGAATTAATCGAGTATCGAGAAGTGAATCGTTTAGTTCTTACAGAAGATGCTATAAAAGATGTTTCGGAAATGTTTGAGCTTACAATAACAACAGTTTCAAAAGCATTAGAAGCATTAGATACGAACAATGTCGTATTAGCGCAAAACGTGTCTGAACAAGAAAATGTAATTGATAAAATGGAACGTCAGTTTAGGAAAAATCATATACTTCGCGTGAATGAAGGGCTATGCTCGGGACAAGCTGGAATAATGTTCGTAGATATCTTAAGTAACTTAGAACGTATTGGTGATCACGCATCAAATATAGCTGAAGCAGTTTTAGGTAAAAGAATATGA
- a CDS encoding DUF456 domain-containing protein, which yields METIGWILIVLCFIVAFVGTFYPIIPSVVFMLLGYVVYGLFFSFTELTWLFWVIQILFVILLFGADMAANAFGVKKFGGTKAGVWGSTIGLLFGPFVIPVAGILIGPFIGAVIAELIITRHGLKQAIKSGVGSLIGFLTSSVVKVIVLVIMLIVFVFFV from the coding sequence ATAGAAACTATCGGTTGGATATTAATCGTCTTATGTTTCATCGTTGCCTTTGTAGGAACGTTTTATCCAATCATCCCATCTGTAGTGTTTATGCTTTTGGGATATGTGGTTTATGGATTGTTTTTTTCCTTTACAGAACTAACATGGCTGTTTTGGGTAATTCAAATTCTATTCGTTATTCTATTGTTTGGTGCGGATATGGCGGCTAATGCATTTGGTGTGAAAAAATTCGGCGGCACTAAAGCAGGGGTATGGGGAAGTACTATTGGACTGCTTTTTGGTCCATTTGTTATTCCAGTAGCCGGTATTTTAATAGGTCCTTTTATAGGTGCCGTAATTGCGGAATTAATCATTACACGACATGGTTTAAAACAAGCGATTAAGTCAGGTGTAGGATCTTTAATTGGATTTTTAACATCATCTGTAGTAAAAGTGATTGTTTTAGTTATTATGCTCATTGTGTTTGTTTTCTTCGTATAA
- a CDS encoding superoxide dismutase encodes MAYELPELPYAYDALEPHIDKETMNIHHTKHHNTYVTNVNNALADHEELQGKTVEELIANLDAVPEAIRTAVRNNGGGHANHSLFWQILSPNGGGNPTGELASAIDAKFGSFDAFKEEFAKAATTRFGSGWAWLSVANGELEVSSTANQDSPIMEGKTPLLGLDVWEHAYYLNYQNRRPDYIGSFWNVVNWDEVSKRFAAAK; translated from the coding sequence ATGGCATATGAATTACCAGAATTACCTTACGCATATGATGCACTAGAACCACATATCGACAAAGAAACGATGAATATTCATCACACTAAGCATCACAATACTTACGTGACAAACGTAAATAATGCACTTGCTGATCATGAAGAATTACAAGGGAAAACAGTGGAAGAGTTAATCGCTAATTTAGATGCTGTTCCAGAGGCAATCCGTACTGCAGTTCGTAACAATGGTGGCGGACATGCTAACCACTCATTATTTTGGCAAATTCTTTCGCCAAATGGTGGTGGAAACCCAACTGGTGAATTAGCTTCAGCAATCGATGCTAAATTCGGCAGCTTTGATGCATTCAAAGAAGAATTTGCTAAAGCAGCTACAACACGCTTTGGTTCAGGTTGGGCGTGGTTATCAGTAGCTAACGGAGAATTAGAAGTTTCTTCTACAGCAAACCAAGATTCACCAATCATGGAAGGTAAAACTCCATTATTAGGTTTAGATGTTTGGGAGCATGCTTACTACCTAAACTATCAAAACCGTCGTCCAGACTACATCGGATCATTCTGGAATGTAGTAAACTGGGATGAAGTATCTAAACGTTTTGCTGCTGCAAAATAA
- a CDS encoding peptidoglycan D,D-transpeptidase FtsI family protein has protein sequence MRKIPNKRAQSMKAKQRANITFRMNILFFSIFILFTMLILRLGYLQIVKGEEYTRELARGEEVPVNTSVPRGRIFDSEGRIMVDNLPLRAITYTKMQTTKSKEMYEIAETLSILIEKKPDGITKSDLQDFWLKKYPEEALELVTDKERKAIEADEEIEKKDKNRAIDRLTRSRITEEQLNSFTAEELEVIAIYREMASGYALSPQIIKGDDVKEEVTVEEFARVSERLGELEGVNTTTDWRRVKTSSLAILGSTTLPKVGIPKERLDYFLSRDYSRNDRVGTSYIEQQYEEVLQGQKSVVKNITDGKGRVIDIQTVYEGEPGKDLVLTMDSEIQLAQEEILAEELLKYSKSYGGKYLEHAYFIMMDPYSGEVLSLVGKRVGKNEDTGAKEIQDYAFGAFTNAYEVGSTVKPATILTGYREGVLQIGTSLVDEPIRIKDSKPKSSVFNRSGSIRMTDLQALERSSNVYMFKTAYGIAGSTYRANQSINFGTDAFLKMRSGYAQLGLGTLTGIDLPGEVNGSTGGFEDGKLLDLSIGQFDTYTTLQLAQFASTLANGGSRIQPHVVKEIREPSGDGIQLGKVVKEMTPTILNTVDNSREEIERVRQGMKLVYFGSKGTARSAFGNAPFTGGGKTGTAQASHFDADLWQTFNTVNLTHIGFIPYDNPEIAYALVIPDASLESTYKTNFSTPIAKRLVDKYFEIKQKNNATSVSDSTSSSLIKPAFTNAKIDEEETE, from the coding sequence ATGCGAAAAATCCCAAACAAACGCGCACAAAGTATGAAGGCTAAACAACGAGCAAATATTACTTTTCGTATGAACATACTGTTTTTCTCGATATTTATACTTTTTACAATGCTAATACTAAGATTAGGCTATTTACAAATCGTTAAAGGAGAAGAATATACACGTGAATTAGCCCGAGGTGAAGAAGTCCCGGTCAATACTAGTGTACCTCGTGGTCGAATTTTCGATAGTGAAGGACGGATAATGGTTGATAATCTTCCGCTACGAGCTATAACGTATACAAAAATGCAAACAACGAAATCCAAAGAGATGTATGAAATAGCAGAAACATTAAGTATTTTAATAGAAAAGAAACCAGACGGAATTACCAAGAGTGATCTACAGGATTTCTGGTTAAAGAAATATCCAGAGGAAGCACTTGAATTAGTAACAGATAAAGAGCGTAAAGCAATAGAAGCAGATGAAGAAATAGAAAAAAAGGATAAAAACAGAGCAATCGACCGCTTGACTAGAAGCAGAATAACAGAGGAACAATTAAATTCCTTTACTGCTGAAGAATTAGAAGTCATTGCGATATATAGAGAAATGGCTTCTGGATATGCATTATCTCCTCAAATTATTAAAGGAGATGACGTGAAAGAAGAAGTTACAGTAGAAGAATTTGCAAGGGTCTCAGAAAGACTAGGTGAATTAGAAGGAGTAAATACTACAACAGATTGGAGAAGAGTAAAAACTTCTTCACTAGCTATATTGGGATCAACTACTTTACCCAAAGTAGGTATTCCAAAAGAACGATTAGATTATTTTCTATCTCGAGACTACTCTCGAAATGATCGTGTAGGTACAAGTTATATTGAACAACAGTATGAGGAAGTACTCCAAGGTCAAAAAAGTGTTGTCAAAAATATTACAGATGGAAAAGGAAGAGTCATCGATATTCAAACAGTTTATGAAGGAGAACCAGGAAAAGATTTAGTGTTAACAATGGATAGTGAAATTCAATTAGCACAAGAAGAGATTCTAGCAGAAGAACTGCTTAAATATAGTAAAAGCTATGGCGGAAAATATTTAGAACACGCTTATTTTATTATGATGGATCCATATTCGGGTGAAGTACTTTCATTAGTAGGTAAACGGGTTGGAAAAAATGAAGATACAGGGGCAAAAGAAATACAAGACTACGCATTTGGTGCATTTACGAATGCATATGAAGTTGGATCCACTGTGAAACCAGCTACAATACTTACTGGTTATCGCGAGGGAGTCTTACAAATCGGAACCTCCCTTGTGGATGAACCAATCCGTATAAAGGATTCGAAGCCTAAAAGCTCTGTATTTAACCGATCCGGAAGTATACGGATGACTGATTTACAAGCACTAGAGCGTTCTTCCAACGTGTATATGTTTAAAACAGCTTATGGTATTGCAGGCAGTACTTATCGAGCAAATCAGTCTATTAACTTTGGGACAGATGCCTTTCTTAAAATGAGAAGTGGTTATGCTCAACTTGGACTCGGCACTTTAACAGGAATTGATCTGCCGGGGGAAGTAAACGGGAGCACGGGTGGATTTGAAGATGGTAAGCTACTTGACCTAAGTATTGGACAGTTTGATACGTACACTACATTGCAACTTGCTCAGTTCGCTAGTACTCTTGCAAATGGGGGCAGTAGAATTCAACCTCATGTAGTTAAGGAAATTAGGGAGCCTTCTGGGGATGGTATCCAACTAGGGAAAGTTGTAAAAGAAATGACTCCTACTATATTAAACACTGTAGATAATTCACGTGAAGAAATCGAACGTGTTCGTCAAGGGATGAAACTTGTGTATTTTGGTAGTAAAGGAACGGCTAGAAGCGCATTTGGAAACGCTCCATTCACTGGGGGAGGAAAAACTGGTACTGCTCAAGCTAGCCACTTCGATGCAGATTTATGGCAAACATTTAATACTGTTAACTTAACGCATATCGGATTTATACCTTATGATAATCCGGAAATAGCGTACGCGCTTGTTATTCCAGATGCTTCGTTGGAATCAACATACAAAACTAATTTTTCTACTCCAATAGCAAAAAGACTTGTCGATAAATATTTTGAGATTAAGCAAAAAAATAATGCAACATCTGTAAGTGATTCTACTTCATCCTCACTTATTAAACCGGCATTCACAAATGCTAAAATAGATGAAGAAGAAACAGAATAA
- a CDS encoding PstS family phosphate ABC transporter substrate-binding protein — protein sequence MKSWKYFMMTTMVGSALALGACGDDSTTDEVENETGTEEAATGDTQDEEAVLEGQVSGDGSSTVAPIMEALVEEYAGVQDKVQVTVGVSGTGGGFEKFIAGTTDFSNASRPIKDEEKAELEAAGIDFTEFKLANDGLTVVVSKDNDWVEDVTVEDLKKMWIEDGTTKKWSDINPDWPAEEIIFYSPGTDSGTYDYFDEVILDEADLVKSATLSEDDNVLVQGVQADKNAIGFFGYAYYLANQDTLKAVKIEGVEPNNETIESGEYTPLSRPLFTYVSNKALAENPALYDFMQYSLENAGDMAEAVGYVRLEDAEYDKGLSTLEGLK from the coding sequence ATGAAAAGCTGGAAGTATTTTATGATGACAACAATGGTTGGTTCGGCACTTGCACTAGGAGCTTGTGGAGATGATTCAACTACAGACGAAGTTGAAAACGAAACTGGTACAGAAGAAGCTGCAACAGGTGATACTCAAGATGAAGAGGCAGTTCTAGAAGGACAAGTTTCTGGTGATGGTTCAAGTACAGTAGCACCAATTATGGAAGCACTTGTTGAAGAATATGCAGGAGTACAAGATAAAGTTCAAGTAACTGTTGGTGTATCAGGAACTGGTGGAGGTTTTGAAAAATTCATCGCTGGTACAACAGATTTCTCAAATGCATCTCGTCCTATCAAAGATGAAGAGAAAGCAGAATTAGAAGCAGCAGGAATTGATTTTACAGAATTTAAACTTGCTAACGATGGTTTAACAGTAGTAGTAAGCAAAGACAATGATTGGGTTGAAGATGTAACAGTTGAAGATTTAAAGAAAATGTGGATTGAAGATGGAACGACAAAAAAATGGTCTGACATCAATCCAGATTGGCCAGCAGAAGAAATTATTTTCTACTCTCCTGGTACAGATTCTGGAACATATGACTATTTTGATGAAGTAATTCTTGATGAAGCGGATCTTGTAAAATCTGCAACACTTTCTGAAGACGATAACGTATTAGTACAAGGTGTTCAAGCTGACAAAAACGCAATCGGATTCTTTGGTTATGCTTACTATTTAGCAAACCAAGATACGTTAAAAGCAGTAAAAATTGAAGGTGTCGAGCCTAATAACGAAACAATTGAATCTGGTGAATATACACCACTTTCACGTCCACTATTCACTTATGTAAGTAACAAAGCACTTGCAGAAAATCCTGCATTATATGACTTCATGCAATATTCTCTAGAAAATGCTGGAGATATGGCTGAAGCAGTAGGATATGTACGTCTAGAAGATGCTGAGTATGATAAGGGTCTATCTACTCTAGAAGGTTTAAAATAA
- the pstC gene encoding phosphate ABC transporter permease subunit PstC, whose protein sequence is MVKGGFTVGQKHSTQKLSVQELIQKSSSKKQKKLIEKMIPIILLLIASVSVLTTFGIVGTLIVETVIFFKEVKITDFLFGTEWYPFANTEQLFGILPLIAGTLKVTAIAIIVAVPFGIASAIFLSEYASDKTRRIIKPILEVLAGVPTIVYGFFALTFVTPLLQQFIPDLKIFNALSPGIVVGVMILPMIASLSEDAMSSVPNSIREGALAMGSTKLEVALKVVLPAALSGITASIVLAVSRAIGETMIVSLAGGSTPKFDFNVTESIQTMTAYIVQVSSGDAGYGTTIYYSIYAVGFTLFLFTLLMNYLAHVISKKYREEY, encoded by the coding sequence ATGGTAAAAGGGGGATTCACCGTGGGTCAAAAGCATAGTACCCAAAAGCTTTCGGTACAAGAGCTTATCCAGAAATCGAGTAGCAAAAAGCAGAAGAAATTAATAGAAAAGATGATTCCAATTATCCTTTTATTAATTGCTTCAGTCTCTGTCCTAACGACATTTGGAATTGTTGGAACATTGATTGTTGAAACGGTCATATTTTTTAAAGAAGTGAAAATTACCGACTTTTTATTCGGTACAGAATGGTATCCTTTTGCAAACACAGAACAATTATTTGGTATATTACCATTAATAGCTGGGACGTTAAAGGTTACTGCGATTGCTATTATAGTTGCAGTTCCGTTTGGGATTGCTTCAGCAATTTTCTTAAGCGAGTATGCATCTGATAAAACAAGAAGAATTATAAAACCTATTTTAGAAGTGTTAGCAGGAGTTCCTACTATAGTATACGGCTTCTTTGCTTTAACATTTGTTACACCTTTACTTCAACAATTTATACCAGATTTAAAAATCTTTAATGCACTAAGCCCTGGGATTGTGGTAGGAGTTATGATTTTACCCATGATTGCATCATTATCAGAAGATGCGATGTCCTCCGTTCCTAATTCGATACGCGAAGGTGCTTTAGCTATGGGTTCTACTAAGTTAGAAGTAGCATTGAAGGTAGTTTTACCAGCAGCGCTTTCTGGAATTACGGCTTCGATAGTATTAGCAGTTTCTCGTGCAATTGGTGAAACAATGATTGTTTCTCTAGCAGGTGGATCTACGCCAAAGTTCGATTTTAATGTGACAGAATCCATTCAAACAATGACTGCGTATATCGTTCAAGTTTCTTCAGGTGATGCAGGTTATGGAACAACTATTTATTACTCGATTTATGCGGTTGGATTTACGTTATTCCTCTTTACTCTGTTAATGAACTATCTTGCTCACGTTATTTCCAAAAAGTATCGGGAGGAATATTGA
- the pstA gene encoding phosphate ABC transporter permease PstA produces MRYVNHEAVVKKMNKRLIVNGIFKTIFFAATLFALLVLGVLFYRIISQGVGYITPEFFQNFGSRIPEKAGIKAALIGSIWLMCVVAPVSIILGVGTAIYLEEYATKNKLNDFIRMNISNLAGVPSVVFGLLGLTIFVRALALGNSVLAAGFTMSLLILPVIIVGAQEAIRAVPQDVREASYGMGATKWQTIINIVLPSAIPGILTGAILALSRAVGETAPLVVIGIPVIVHFLPDNLLSQFTALPMQIYDWAKRPQEAFQYVSSAGILVLMIFLLIMNSIAIFIRNKFQKRY; encoded by the coding sequence ATGAGATATGTTAATCATGAAGCGGTTGTAAAGAAAATGAACAAACGATTAATTGTAAACGGTATTTTCAAAACGATATTTTTTGCTGCAACATTATTTGCTTTATTAGTTTTGGGAGTTCTTTTCTACCGTATCATCTCTCAGGGAGTAGGTTATATAACACCTGAATTCTTCCAAAACTTCGGATCACGTATACCTGAAAAAGCAGGTATTAAAGCTGCGTTGATTGGTTCAATATGGTTGATGTGTGTAGTTGCACCAGTATCAATTATTCTTGGTGTTGGGACAGCTATTTATCTTGAAGAATATGCTACAAAAAATAAATTAAATGATTTCATAAGAATGAATATTTCTAACCTAGCCGGTGTTCCATCAGTAGTGTTTGGTTTATTAGGTTTAACGATTTTTGTTCGGGCTTTGGCACTGGGAAATAGTGTTTTAGCTGCTGGTTTTACAATGAGCTTGCTCATACTGCCAGTCATTATTGTAGGTGCTCAAGAGGCTATAAGAGCTGTTCCGCAAGATGTACGTGAGGCTTCCTATGGTATGGGAGCAACAAAATGGCAAACCATTATTAATATTGTATTGCCCTCAGCTATACCAGGTATTTTAACTGGTGCAATTTTAGCATTATCTCGTGCAGTGGGAGAGACGGCACCTTTAGTAGTAATTGGTATACCAGTAATTGTTCACTTTCTACCGGATAATTTACTTAGCCAATTCACAGCACTACCGATGCAAATTTATGATTGGGCGAAAAGACCACAAGAGGCTTTCCAATACGTTTCATCTGCGGGAATTCTTGTGCTCATGATTTTCTTGCTAATTATGAACTCAATTGCGATATTTATCCGAAATAAATTCCAAAAACGCTATTAA
- the pstB gene encoding phosphate ABC transporter ATP-binding protein PstB: MVQSLEKGSASQVEASSIVYDTQKLNLWYGNHHALKNIDLQIKENEVTAIIGPSGCGKSTYIKTLNRMVELVPTVKTSGEILYRERNIFDANYGVEELRTKVGMVFQKPNPFPKSIYDNIAYGPRIHGIRNKKILDEIVEKSLRGAAIWDEVKDRLTTNAYSLSGGQQQRICIARCLAIEPDVILMDEPTSALDPISTLKVEELIQELKEDYSIIIVTHNMQQAARISDKTAFFLNGEVVEFDTTDVIFSTPEDKRTEDYISGRFG; encoded by the coding sequence ATGGTACAATCGTTAGAAAAAGGGTCAGCAAGTCAAGTGGAAGCATCTAGTATTGTATACGATACGCAAAAGTTAAACTTATGGTATGGGAATCATCATGCACTAAAAAATATCGATTTACAGATTAAAGAAAATGAAGTTACTGCTATAATCGGACCATCTGGCTGTGGTAAGTCAACTTATATTAAAACGTTGAACCGTATGGTAGAATTAGTGCCAACAGTTAAAACTTCGGGAGAAATCCTGTATAGAGAACGCAACATCTTTGATGCAAATTACGGAGTAGAGGAACTACGTACGAAAGTAGGGATGGTTTTCCAAAAGCCCAATCCATTTCCAAAATCTATTTACGACAATATTGCTTACGGTCCGAGAATACACGGTATCAGAAACAAAAAGATTTTAGACGAGATCGTTGAGAAAAGTTTACGTGGAGCTGCTATATGGGATGAAGTGAAAGACCGCTTAACAACGAATGCTTATAGTTTATCTGGTGGTCAGCAGCAACGTATTTGTATAGCTAGATGTCTTGCCATAGAACCAGATGTTATTTTGATGGATGAACCGACATCGGCACTCGATCCAATTTCCACACTTAAAGTAGAGGAACTAATACAAGAACTGAAAGAAGACTATTCAATCATTATCGTGACACATAATATGCAACAAGCAGCACGTATTTCGGATAAAACAGCATTTTTCTTGAATGGGGAAGTTGTCGAATTCGATACGACAGATGTTATTTTTTCAACGCCTGAAGATAAACGGACAGAGGATTATATATCAGGTCGTTTTGGATGA